The sequence below is a genomic window from Montipora capricornis isolate CH-2021 chromosome 14, ASM3666992v2, whole genome shotgun sequence.
AAATTCAACCATTTAATTTGTATCTGCTGACATCAGTTACTAGTTTTGCTCAAGCTGGATATACACAAAGTGATAAAAGCGGAAACCCTGTGCTTCAAAACTTCATAGTTGTCACGCTTGCAAAACTATTTTAGataaaaacttcaaacaaaGTTATTTGAACAAGTCTTGCGGAAGTTAATTATACCTTGGAAATTCGACGTTGTTCAGGCTTAGAAAACGTCAGTAATAGCATTTTCTGATAACGTTGACATACATATGTGGACCTCTTTGTTGTCGTGTGCTTGAAAATTTTTGCAACCACTACTTGAATTTTTTTGCCTTACAAATTGCAAGAAGCCAGAAAACAGTGATACATTTCATTCCGAATTCGAAAAACGTTTTGGAAACAGTAATACACAACTATCATTGCACAACTTTTGAAGGATTGAAGTTTTTGGTTCAGAACGCGGCCAAGAATCCCCTACTCTCTGAACAAACTAAGCTGTTTTTTTTCTAATCATTACAGCGATTTTCAGGTTAGCCATAGTATGCTGCAATTTGTAAGACTCAAGATACCAAACACATCTAACACGAATATTGGTCAAAATGCCAAAAGCatcatttaaaggggctatgtcacgcattTTTAGACCATTTCACGACACATCAGATGTtcataacataacataaaacATCGCAATAACCACTTACAACtgaagaacaaaaaaacaagattGCACTTCGGTATTCTCCAAAAAAATCGGGCCAACTTTTTCCTAGTTTCACATGATTCGTCTGGATCATAGTTGTTTTAGCTGAAAATAATCTTGCTTGTCGAATCACCCCAATTCTGGTGATTTTTCGAATTACCGTAAAGTACGTtcacatagcccctttaatacgAACATTGCTATCTTCCCGTTACACTTTTCAAAATCGCCGACCGCCCTGCGTTAGTTTAACCACAGGGAGCATACACTAGTGACGgaattaaacaaaacaatactgcACATGCAAGCAGAGCGTTCTGTGCGAGCTAATGACGTGAGATTTTATGCTACCTTGCCACATATAAAATTTGCCACGGGATGCAACTCTGTCACAAATGCAGGAATAATGACAGGCTAAAATTTATATTGTAAGCTTAAAGGCCCACCccaccttcaactgacaggctATTGGACCGCTTGTTTTTGTATTGAAAAGTTCCCATTTCTTGTCGCGGTTTTGGCGGGATTTCCAAATATGAAAACGCAACGGAACGTGGACCTTTAATATTTTACTTAGTGGAAACAAAGACTTTCTTGAAAGGAGGATTCTTGTATTagacagccacaaaggttactaggttatctgctgccTCGTGTATTACCATTAAACAACCAGAGATAGAAAGGTCTGCTTGCGTGTGcagtaatattttatttcattccgTCATTTGTGTATGCTTCCTGCGTCAAATGTAGAAAAATGTGTCCGTTGTATTCCTTCGTTCACTTGTTTGTTCTCCTTCTCTTCCctgaaattgaaagaaatattaCAACAGATTGTTTTAGTTATCATGGCTTGGTTTTTGATTAACGTTAATCCAAAAATAACTAGTACTATAGGAAGTTGTGCATTTTGTTTCACAAGACTGGTGCCAACGGCGCCTAAAACTTGGCAATTATGATTTAACCAAACTAGAAGTGCTCATACCTGAATTTGGACCAGGTCAGTGAAACTAGATCATCCTCATGTACGAGACGATTATTTAACTGATCAGATTAAACCACAAACCATCCAACTTACCTGAGACAGTCCCTGGGTGCAAATTGTCATAAAGATTGGCAACTTTACTTCTTCCTcctataaaagaaaacaataaaatgggaATAATGATTACAGTAGGCCAAACTTTCACGGTTTGCAAGAACTTCGTTTAAGTCTATGTTTTCCATTACTGCCATTTCTGTCCGACTAGCTAGTTGCGTGAtagtactaaaacaattagacccttcgcctcaagggccacgggtcaatagcctattcggcttcgcctcgtgggctattgacccgtagcccttgcgggctacggatctaattgttattattattattattattattattattattattattaatattattattattattacagtagACTAGCTGAGCTATTGTCTATTTAAGTGcccatgaagtaaaaaatatcttttgcttattttaaagacgttcgaaaatgataaaaaacagTGTTCAGGTATATTCTTGCTTTCCTAAATTATGAACACAAGTTGGAAGGTTGATAAAGATGTTGTCGTTCTTTATAATGAAAAGGGACACTTGCTTTTATCAAAGTTAAATCTGCAAACCTGATATGCGTTAAGGTTATCATGGATCATTAATTAAAATTTACcataaaatgataaaattatctATTGTTTTTATTGCCAACCATACCTTTTCGATTTGACTTATTATCTTGTTGCCCTGCTGTGCTGTTGTTTTGTATTTGCACACTTGAAATTTTGGCTTCAGCTTCTACATACAATCaaacaattgaaaatcaaataaattttgtCTTCCATTGGATGTACGAATGTCACAGACAGCGAAGGCTGTTTCCACAGTGATGGGTGACGAACTAACACTATCAAAACCCAAAAATTTGCATTTAATAATTATCAGTAACTGCTGTGCAAAAAGTGAACCACATGCTGGATATGGCAGACCTACCTATAACTTCAAAGAATCAAAATAATACTTGAAGTCCATCCAAGGTAAATAGACAAAATGCTATGAACGAAGTGCCTCAACAAGATAATTAACCTTTCAACAACAAGCAGTTCAACTGGGGAAATTCTTACCTGCCTTTTCTGCTCCTCGTTGAAGTATCTCCTCATCTAGTGcctttaaaaaatataataagaataaaatGAACAATAACTCGATGATGAAACTCTGAGTGATCAGTGAATTAATGACAAGTTGTACATGTAGTGTTTAGAACTCATAAGTACATGTAAGGGTTAAAAACGTGAGATCCAACATGGCAAGTCAGTTGACTTCTTGATGCAGCATTTCCAGTACAAGGCTTGCAATACACAAagcttttattttgttttgttatttactGGAAAATTAATAGGAATATTGAAATTAAGTTTTACTGGTACTTTGTTTCTTGTCAGATTTTGAATGCTTTTGAATCTTAGGGGATATTGTAAGAAAATAATCTAACTGAAGTTGCCTTACCGTTCATCATCAAAACTAAACCAGTCCCTTCcttcaaaatgaatgaataaGTAATACAATaacattgaaacagaaattacaatgttaatattgcttttcaaaagaaatgaaatatggGACATTAAAAATTACCATTTTCTCTTCATCGCTATTAACATCATCAATGGCACCTGCATAAACAAAGCAAACAAGTAATAAGTATTAAAATCACGAGACATAAACAAGGCCATTACTTTCCAATTCTGGGCAAAAGTGAACAATCCACAATGCGCCTGTTTTTTTAGCAGTCACATATTTACTTGCATATATTTTAcattttgacaagtttttgatgttAGGTATTTTAATTTAGGGGGTTCAATCGAACCCCTCGAACCCCCTATATCTGTATCATCTCAACCCCTCGtaacttttttaaatcaagagGCTGTCACTTCTTGATAATGACAAGGATTATCAAAATTAAATGGTAATTCCAGTTACTATAAGGCAGTGATTTAACACACTGACACAAAAAAGTCCATATTATTTCACAGGCAAAAGGCACACCTTGGGTAACTTCTGTCACTTCAAGCTCAGGATCATTAGCAGGTACATCATTGTCCCCTGGAACTAAAAACAAGAGATTGTTTCTTTCCATTTACTTGATAGCAAATATTATTACCAAAAGCTCCACAAAGTAGAGATAATAAAATTCTCACAACCATTTTCTCATATTGTGACTTCACTGCACACTAGTCGATACATTTGGCGGAGTTTCAGTGACTGCAATTCCCTTGCCAGTTTTTTAAATTGacttgtttttgtttagttatatataatattatataacTTGGAATTGCACTTTGGGCTGATTGTTACTCTTTAATTTAGTAACCAAAACTTTAAAGGTCAATATAATAAAAGGAAGGAGCACGAGAATGAGAGTCAAAGGCCAGAATGTAGTCACTATAGGTGATGTCCGCCTTTATTGCAGAATCTGTGAAGGGAAGAATTTAAAGTGGCAAGTACatgaaaaaagagagagaaaaaagatAGATACTCGAGCACAtaccttaaaaataaaaatagcccCTTTTACAATTCAGAGACATATAGAGTAGTCAGTATTCATTTAGTAGGAAAAGATGTACTATAATTGTGAAATCACTCTGTTGGTACACTAAGTATAACATTACATAATGAAGCACACTGTTGTGAAAATTAATATATTACACAATACCATAGAGAGAATGTAAGAGTCAATGCTTACTGCTAATTGCTGTTGCTGGCAGTGGCTGTGCTTCATCCGCTTCCTCCTTGAAAGTGAGGTATGGTAAAACGATTATTTTCTATAACATCTACTATTGTACACAATTAATCAAATGCATACATATTCACAGATACATCAACCTTTACCCTGTGGGGTAAGAACCCACTCACTCTTCAAAAAGAGGGTGGTTCCGGGAAATACTGATGTAGCGCCTGGCTTACAGTATGCCACCGGAAAAAAAAGATAGCACTTTGTCAGAGTGCTCTGTCAGAGGTAACTCTACCTTTATCAACATCTTCTAAAAAGCAAACTTTTTTGAATACTTTGGAAGACAGTACATAATTCAGGATTGACTTGTTATGTTGATAACAAACCCAGTATGCACCATTTTGATTGATAAGCCGACAAAGCTACCCTTTAATGAGCTACACTTTATTTGGTCACCTTGACATTCTTATCAATTTTTAATGTGTTGTTTTAAACAACGCAATAATACAATACTCATGCTACACCATTATCCCCTGATCAGTTCTTTTGCACAACAAGTAGACCTAACAAACTGATGATAAACATGACAGTAAATAATGACTACATACCAGCAATTGCAAATTCCTGGAACATCCAGCAGGCACATTCTTACGAATGAGAAATGCTTCAAAAAGAGGAATATCATCAAATTATTTTACGATACATGTTGCATTGTGCCTGATGAGGAGTTCAACCGCCAACACACCTAAGTTGGCTTACATTAATATTAATTTGCTGACATTTAATGAGGTTTATGATTAGCATTTACAGGATTAAAATTGTCACTTTAATGAAGGGACTTTGAAACAGTTTTAAGCAGAGCTTGACAGTTTTTAAAGTCTGAGTTTTAATAGGTgtgtaacccattgactcctgtgagtgagacttgacagattttactctctgACTGTTTAagaccagatgattttactggtcaatgggTTTTAAAACCAGTACTATACTCTCACCATACAAACAGCTACTGTTAACAAACCACCCAAAAAAATCACCAATACCAGTATTATACAGACTGATGTCAAAAGGTGTCATTAGCTTTTTCCCATGGAAACCCACTGTGAACGCAATATGCACGCCTACTTATACACCCAGTATAAAAATAGGTGATCATCCAATCCAGTTAAACATTTGCTTCATCAGAGATGATGACAAGTTTACCTTCATCCATGCTCTTTAACAACTTTTCTGGAAGCTGTACCCGTTGAATATGAAGGCAACCGGATACCTGACCAGTTCCAGGGAAGGTAAGCCTTCCAGCACAACCTCTCTTTGTGGTGGTGATGAATCTTTTCAAAGCTTGCTCTCTTTCTGGCTTTTTGATAAAATTCAGAGCTTCACTCACTTTAAAACCAAAAACGTCTCCACATTTGCACTTTGACTTCATTGAAGTCTTAGCAAGGAAAAAGCTTTTTGCCTAAATGGAAGGCCAAATAAGATTATCACTATAAGCTAAACAGGGTCATAGACAAGACAATATTAAGAACATTGCAGAATTGAtagtttgcatctgacgtcacagcggcactgttggtgtacagaacaatgcagtaaagtgtcttttgggaatttgattctattGCCATGCAAAGATTGCGGAGCcatttccttttcatttgtacaccaacatggccgtctcatcacgtggatgcaaaccaagaatacaaGATGAATCTATTGTAAgttgtgtaatggcctgactaCATTTGAATACCGGCAACATAAAAATTCTCCAGTTTTTCAATACATTGGAATTGAATAACATTGATTGCATACACACTGAATAAAATGGCCTTGTCATGAAGCCTAATAGACTAATTGCACCGGCACATCctaaaagtacatgtacctcCTGTGGCCGACTTGAACACTCCTGAACCACTGTCGTCATGAGGGATATATATTCCTCCTCTTCTTGATCACTGTAAAGACTAGAATTTGCTATGGTATCTTCTCCATCCTGCAGTAGTTGACTCACAACAGGCAAAATGTGCTGAATAAAATAATCCTTTACTGTTTCGAAGTGTTCTAAAAGAGACAACTTCTCCAGGATCTGAAAAAGATTTGAAATCATAATGTTTGAAACAAAGAATAGAAGCTAACTGTAGTATGTGACTCAACAAAGGAGGATCTTGCACCCTCCTTTCAAAGTGCCTCGATCCAAATTCAGTGTTTGCCCAGTTTCACAGAGTGCACACAGAACAAGCtccacaacaaaaaacaaaaatgggcccatttccatcagtagggctaacgctcacatggttcatacgggatagaaatctagcacttcacattaccctcttttcagttaactctgttcatGAACAACATTTGGAGAATTTAGTTATACCAGTGACATATTCAGCATTTCCAGTTTTTCCACATATTTGTCCGATATTTTTGCCAGAACAAGcaacaataaaaatataaacatACAAATGTACTTCATTGACCAGTCCTCTAAGGGGACTTCCAGTGCCAATGCAATAAataattgaaacaaacatttAACATGTCACCAGTGgaatatttacaagtgcagctataAAGTTGAAACAGAGCTTTCCTAGAACAACTCCAGCTCGAGGTTAAAGTGGGACTTACACCTGGGATCATCAGATTTCAACTTCAGCGCTTTAACCATTTTTGGCCACTGCACTGCATCCAAGAGTTACCGACAGACGAGGTAATTATGCAACGTACCCCAACAGGTATGTGTACATTTCGGTGAAGGCATGTTACTTTTACTACTGGCCTCTATAATCTAGATAGCTTTGTCAAGTACTTATACATGTAGACTATGTCTTGTAAACTCCAAAAGGTTCTAATAGCCCACTTTTGCTatctacagtacatgtatcaaTATTCAGACATGACTGGgaggctttatggttaaattctACAGGTGAGTTTGGTATTGTaacagtttttctttgtttcaaaaGTCTCAAGGGGGATTTATACACAAAACAATATTATAATTTAACCAAAAGCCTTGTAGTCATGTCTGCATATTGATGTGAGGAACATGGCCTACAGCAGAGGTCTCCTTTCATACCTTCCCAGTTGAAAAAAGAAGGAGAGCATAGTTCAGCTGAGTCCTCATGTCAAGTTGGCTCCTCTCAAGCAAAGGGTTGATTTCGTGAAAAAGAACATCCTCCCTCATGCTTTTGAAATCTTCTTCAAGTTCAAGGAGCGTTCCCACACTGAGAATGGCTTTTCTTAGGGCAGGTTGCAAGGAAGCCCTCAACTGCAAGCTTCCTTGCAAAGTCTGGAATTGACTAATCCTTTGAAA
It includes:
- the LOC138033042 gene encoding uncharacterized protein codes for the protein MVGGVSRRLSSGHSPYAVLGSELTPLPFINVKEEDLDYGTSLKNIITIQSKHMGDNFAPALLVIGGLGLVLHYQILSELYDGVPLVMAYGLPVSGKSLAVQIAMSVIGEDKSIGECTQAGLLKLACSRALPFWWDDVSDFDTLESLVVQAFNQSQKQTARQEKASQPRSTPLMTMNPHCLYRKKRVNKEKISRVFSRIATIPFQRISQFQTLQGSLQLRASLQPALRKAILSVGTLLELEEDFKSMREDVLFHEINPLLERSQLDMRTQLNYALLLFSTGKILEKLSLLEHFETVKDYFIQHILPVVSQLLQDGEDTIANSSLYSDQEEEEYISLMTTVVQECSSRPQEAKSFFLAKTSMKSKCKCGDVFGFKVSEALNFIKKPEREQALKRFITTTKRGCAGRLTFPGTGQVSGCLHIQRVQLPEKLLKSMDEGKLVIISDEANV